The Streptomyces avermitilis MA-4680 = NBRC 14893 genome contains a region encoding:
- a CDS encoding phytoene desaturase family protein — MPDAVVIGAGPNGLVAANLLADAGWSVTVLEEQDEPGGAVRHDNGVDPDFTTDLFSSFYPLAAASPVLAGLHLEREGLRWSHAPRVLAHPLSDGRCAVLGRDLDDTAASLDTFADGDGAAWRELHDVWERLRPDLLDALFTPFPPVRAGARLAARLRAGGGLRLARSLVLPVRRLGEEEFRGEGGRLLLAGNALHADLAPEAAGSGGFGWLMSMLGQTYGFPVPVGGSGALTSALTQRLHRRGGVLRCGQRVSEVVVRQGRAVAVRTAGGETVPARRAVLADVSVPALYGTLVGSAHLPAQVLADLRRFQWDFATFKVDWALDGPVPWQADAASAAGTVHLADGVDELTRFAAQIAMRQVPDRPFALFGQMTTADATRSPEGTEAAWAYTHVPHRIAGDAGDAGLAGTWDAREQELMADRVERQVERFAPGFRSLIRARRILAPPTLQSLNANLYGGAINGGTTALHQQLVFRPIPGTGRPETPVANLFLASAGAHPGGGVHGAPGANAARAALRKHLPSGLTRAQRLLTRRNRKGERDTGFGG, encoded by the coding sequence GTGCCGGACGCGGTAGTGATCGGGGCCGGCCCCAACGGACTCGTCGCGGCGAACCTGCTGGCCGACGCCGGCTGGAGCGTCACAGTGCTCGAGGAACAGGACGAGCCCGGCGGCGCGGTCCGCCATGACAACGGCGTCGACCCGGACTTCACCACCGACCTCTTCAGCTCGTTCTATCCCCTCGCCGCCGCCTCGCCCGTACTCGCCGGGCTGCACCTGGAACGCGAGGGCTTGCGCTGGAGCCATGCGCCACGGGTGCTGGCTCACCCCCTGTCCGACGGCCGGTGCGCCGTGCTCGGGCGCGACCTCGACGACACCGCCGCTTCCCTCGACACCTTCGCCGACGGTGACGGTGCCGCGTGGCGCGAGCTGCACGACGTGTGGGAGCGGCTGCGCCCCGACCTGCTGGACGCCCTGTTCACGCCGTTCCCTCCGGTCCGCGCCGGAGCTCGCCTGGCCGCGCGCCTCCGGGCCGGCGGCGGGCTGCGTCTGGCGCGCTCACTGGTCCTGCCGGTGCGACGCCTGGGCGAGGAGGAGTTCCGTGGCGAGGGCGGCAGGCTCCTGCTCGCGGGCAACGCCCTGCACGCCGACCTCGCGCCCGAGGCCGCGGGAAGCGGCGGATTCGGCTGGCTGATGTCCATGCTGGGCCAGACCTACGGTTTCCCGGTACCCGTCGGTGGCTCCGGCGCCCTCACCTCGGCGCTGACCCAGCGGCTGCACCGGCGCGGTGGCGTTCTGCGGTGCGGGCAGCGGGTCAGCGAAGTGGTGGTCCGGCAGGGCAGGGCGGTGGCCGTACGCACGGCCGGAGGCGAGACGGTCCCCGCACGCCGGGCCGTACTCGCGGACGTGTCCGTGCCCGCCCTGTACGGCACATTGGTGGGCAGCGCCCACCTTCCCGCCCAGGTCCTGGCCGATCTGCGACGGTTCCAGTGGGACTTCGCCACCTTCAAGGTCGACTGGGCCCTCGACGGCCCCGTGCCGTGGCAGGCCGACGCCGCATCGGCCGCGGGCACCGTCCACCTCGCGGACGGCGTCGACGAACTGACCCGGTTCGCCGCGCAGATCGCCATGCGCCAGGTGCCGGACCGGCCGTTCGCGCTGTTCGGGCAGATGACGACGGCGGATGCCACCCGGTCACCCGAAGGCACCGAAGCCGCCTGGGCGTACACCCATGTCCCGCACCGGATCGCGGGCGACGCCGGCGACGCAGGACTGGCGGGAACGTGGGACGCGCGGGAACAGGAGCTCATGGCCGACCGCGTCGAGCGACAGGTCGAGCGGTTCGCACCTGGTTTCCGGTCCCTGATCCGCGCGCGGCGGATCCTGGCCCCGCCCACGCTCCAGTCCCTGAACGCCAATCTGTACGGAGGTGCCATCAACGGTGGCACCACGGCCCTGCATCAGCAGCTCGTCTTCCGGCCCATTCCGGGAACGGGGCGCCCGGAGACGCCGGTGGCCAACCTGTTCCTGGCGTCGGCGGGAGCCCACCCGGGAGGCGGCGTGCACGGAGCCCCGGGCGCCAACGCGGCCCGGGCCGCCCTGCGCAAGCACCTGCCGAGCGGCCTGACCCGCGCCCAGCGTCTTTTGACCCGCCGTAACCGCAAGGGAGAACGCGACACCGGCTTCGGCGGCTGA
- a CDS encoding SRPBCC family protein: MAVRHRVIKRSPRDVWAVLADGTRYGDWVVGTSASYPVRGEWPQVHSAICYEVRIGFLTLTNETVVRACVDGRELELEAQAGPLGSARIAIEVRPWGEHSLVIIDEHPLKGVGGTLHNVGVEALIQLRHRSMLGRLAEVCEKEHQGTEQARGASPLRS, encoded by the coding sequence GTGGCCGTACGCCATCGAGTCATCAAGAGAAGTCCCCGCGATGTCTGGGCCGTGCTGGCAGACGGCACCCGCTACGGCGACTGGGTCGTCGGGACGTCCGCCTCGTACCCCGTGCGCGGGGAGTGGCCGCAGGTGCATTCCGCGATCTGCTACGAGGTACGGATCGGCTTTCTCACCCTCACCAACGAAACGGTCGTACGCGCATGTGTCGACGGACGTGAACTGGAACTGGAAGCGCAGGCCGGCCCGCTCGGTTCGGCCCGGATCGCCATCGAGGTGCGGCCCTGGGGCGAACACTCGCTCGTGATCATCGATGAGCACCCCCTGAAGGGGGTCGGCGGCACCCTGCACAACGTGGGAGTGGAAGCGTTGATCCAGCTCCGGCACCGTTCCATGCTCGGTCGCCTGGCAGAGGTGTGCGAGAAGGAGCACCAAGGTACCGAGCAGGCCCGGGGCGCGTCCCCGCTCAGGTCATGA
- a CDS encoding SDR family oxidoreductase — MKDGPLHGRTVVVTGAARGVGAALARHLSRRGARLALVGHEKDALDALVAEVCTRAIAWEADVTDDAALDGVAREVRGRLGIPSVVIANAGVAEGGPFADSDAASWRRVIDVNLTGSAITARAFLPDLLTTAGYFLQIASLASIGAAPMMSAYCASKAGVEAFAHSLRAELAYQRVAVGIAYINWTDTDMIRDADQQAVLRELRAHMPPPARRVYPVDTVATRLVRAIERRRTSVYVPAWLRAAQVARAALPPLVMRLSRHALPRLAAREVLRPTGLLGAGGQADRTSGAGP; from the coding sequence GTGAAGGACGGCCCGCTGCACGGCCGCACCGTGGTGGTGACCGGAGCCGCACGAGGAGTGGGCGCCGCCCTGGCCCGTCACCTCTCCCGACGCGGCGCCCGGCTGGCACTGGTGGGCCATGAGAAGGACGCGCTCGACGCGCTGGTGGCCGAGGTGTGCACCCGGGCGATCGCGTGGGAGGCCGACGTCACCGACGACGCCGCCCTGGACGGCGTCGCCCGTGAAGTGCGTGGGCGCCTCGGCATACCGTCGGTCGTGATCGCCAACGCGGGTGTCGCCGAGGGCGGTCCGTTCGCTGATTCGGACGCCGCCTCGTGGCGGCGGGTGATCGACGTCAATCTGACCGGCAGCGCGATCACCGCTCGCGCCTTCCTCCCGGATCTGCTGACCACGGCGGGCTACTTCCTTCAGATCGCCTCGTTGGCGTCGATCGGCGCCGCACCGATGATGAGCGCGTACTGCGCCTCCAAGGCAGGCGTGGAGGCCTTCGCCCACTCGCTGCGGGCCGAACTGGCGTACCAGCGCGTCGCCGTGGGCATCGCCTACATCAACTGGACCGACACCGACATGATCCGTGACGCCGACCAGCAAGCCGTGCTGCGTGAGTTGCGTGCGCATATGCCGCCGCCCGCCCGCCGTGTCTATCCGGTGGACACCGTTGCCACGCGGTTGGTACGGGCGATCGAGCGGCGCCGCACCTCGGTGTACGTACCCGCTTGGCTCAGGGCCGCTCAGGTGGCCCGCGCCGCGCTGCCGCCCCTGGTGATGCGCCTGTCTCGCCACGCCCTGCCCCGGCTGGCCGCGCGTGAGGTGTTACGTCCCACTGGACTGCTCGGTGCCGGTGGGCAGGCCGACCGCACATCGGGCGCCGGACCGTAG
- a CDS encoding CBS domain-containing protein, with protein sequence MAQLVREIMTSDITMVEPQTSVVEVARLMREQDIGAVVVAENGRLRGLVTDRDLVVRALADGGSVDDRTVYSACSAELVSVAPDDDVDRAVYLMGARAVRRMLVVEDGRLVGIVSLGDVAVARHADSALGDISAADPNH encoded by the coding sequence ATGGCTCAGCTGGTTCGCGAGATCATGACGAGCGACATCACCATGGTGGAACCGCAGACGTCGGTGGTAGAGGTCGCCCGCCTGATGCGCGAGCAGGACATCGGAGCCGTTGTCGTCGCCGAGAACGGCCGACTGCGCGGGCTGGTCACGGACCGGGACCTGGTGGTCCGAGCCCTGGCCGACGGCGGCAGCGTGGACGATCGCACCGTGTACAGCGCGTGCAGTGCCGAGTTGGTCAGTGTCGCTCCGGACGACGACGTGGACCGGGCCGTGTACCTGATGGGCGCGCGAGCGGTGCGACGGATGCTGGTGGTGGAGGACGGTCGGCTGGTGGGCATCGTCTCCCTGGGAGACGTGGCCGTCGCACGGCATGCGGACTCGGCCCTGGGCGACATCAGTGCCGCCGACCCGAACCACTGA
- a CDS encoding GlsB/YeaQ/YmgE family stress response membrane protein, translating to MGILAWILIGLLAGAIAKLLLPGKDPGGIIVTMLIGIAGGLLGGWLGKVIFKVDSIDGFFDLSTWIAAIVGSLILLLLYRAVTGNRRSHRHA from the coding sequence GTGGGAATTCTCGCCTGGATTCTGATTGGTTTGCTGGCCGGCGCCATTGCCAAGCTGCTCCTCCCGGGCAAGGACCCGGGCGGCATCATCGTGACCATGCTGATCGGCATCGCCGGTGGTCTGCTGGGTGGCTGGCTGGGCAAGGTCATCTTCAAGGTCGACTCGATCGACGGCTTCTTCGACCTGTCGACGTGGATCGCCGCCATCGTCGGCTCGCTCATCCTGCTCCTGCTCTACCGGGCCGTCACGGGCAACCGGCGCTCGCACAGGCACGCGTAG
- the pelF gene encoding GT4 family glycosyltransferase PelF, whose amino-acid sequence MHVHHGARRPGATRVTLLTEGTYPHSHGGVSVWCDQLVGGMPDIDFDVIAVTGTGREPIVWDIPGHVSRVAAVPMWGPAPEGRAPRGRRRNRLASAYEQFLTALLDPCAEDRFGTALYVMARAAADGMLSPFLRGDRAISILTAVWNRPGLAVREARPTLHDAITATALLEHALRPLATPLPRDGVAHAVSGGVAALPGLAALERHGVPLLVTEHGVYLRERYLGYRTAPYRWPVKAVVLGFFRLLAEETYLRAALITPGNRYNRLWEEQGGADPESIRTVYNGVDPAAFPPAGPEPDAPTLSWAGRVDPIKDLETLIRAFALVRSQLPEARLRLFGGTPRGGEAYRERCEALAAELGHAEAVTFEGRVDDIKDAYAAGNVVMLSSISEGFPFTLIEAMSCGRATVSTDVGGVREAVGDTGLVVPPRDPAAMAAAALKLLGDPERRRSMGEAARLRVIEQFTLRQTVDTFRSIYLELSAPGRTTRRDPWTPDADAGLSTTAGPAAARMGSLAG is encoded by the coding sequence ATGCACGTTCACCACGGCGCGCGACGCCCCGGCGCTACGCGCGTCACCCTGCTCACCGAAGGAACGTATCCGCACAGTCACGGCGGCGTGAGCGTCTGGTGCGACCAACTCGTCGGCGGCATGCCCGATATCGACTTCGACGTCATCGCCGTCACCGGCACCGGACGCGAACCGATCGTGTGGGACATTCCCGGACATGTCTCTCGGGTCGCGGCGGTCCCCATGTGGGGGCCCGCGCCCGAAGGCCGCGCGCCCCGTGGGCGCCGCCGGAACCGGCTCGCCAGCGCCTACGAGCAGTTCCTCACCGCCCTGCTCGACCCGTGTGCGGAGGACAGGTTCGGCACCGCCCTCTACGTGATGGCGCGGGCCGCGGCGGACGGGATGCTGAGTCCGTTCCTGCGCGGCGACCGGGCGATCAGCATCCTCACCGCCGTGTGGAACCGACCTGGGCTGGCCGTGCGCGAGGCCCGGCCGACCCTGCACGACGCCATCACCGCCACCGCCCTGCTGGAACACGCCCTGCGCCCGCTGGCCACGCCGCTGCCGCGGGACGGGGTGGCGCACGCGGTCAGCGGCGGTGTCGCCGCGCTGCCGGGACTGGCCGCGCTCGAACGGCACGGCGTCCCGCTGCTGGTGACCGAGCACGGCGTGTATCTGCGCGAGCGCTACCTCGGCTACCGCACCGCCCCCTACCGCTGGCCCGTGAAGGCCGTCGTCCTGGGCTTCTTCCGGCTGCTGGCCGAAGAGACCTACCTGCGGGCGGCACTGATCACACCGGGCAACCGCTACAACCGGCTGTGGGAGGAACAGGGCGGCGCGGACCCCGAGTCGATCCGCACCGTCTACAACGGCGTGGACCCCGCCGCGTTCCCGCCGGCCGGCCCCGAGCCGGACGCACCCACCCTCAGCTGGGCCGGCCGGGTCGACCCCATCAAGGACCTGGAGACCCTGATCCGCGCCTTCGCCCTCGTACGGTCCCAACTACCCGAGGCGCGGCTGCGGTTGTTCGGCGGCACACCGCGCGGCGGCGAGGCCTACCGGGAGCGGTGCGAGGCGTTGGCCGCCGAACTCGGTCATGCGGAAGCGGTCACGTTCGAGGGCCGCGTCGACGACATCAAGGACGCCTACGCCGCCGGCAACGTCGTGATGCTCTCCAGCATCAGCGAGGGTTTCCCCTTCACCCTGATCGAGGCCATGTCCTGCGGGCGGGCTACCGTCTCCACGGACGTGGGCGGCGTACGGGAGGCCGTGGGCGACACCGGTCTCGTCGTTCCGCCGCGCGATCCGGCCGCCATGGCCGCCGCCGCGCTGAAGCTGCTGGGTGATCCCGAGCGGCGCCGGTCGATGGGCGAGGCGGCACGGCTGCGGGTGATCGAGCAGTTCACGCTGCGGCAGACCGTCGACACCTTCCGCTCCATCTACCTGGAGCTGTCGGCGCCCGGCCGGACGACACGGCGCGACCCATGGACGCCCGACGCCGACGCCGGTCTCTCGACGACGGCCGGCCCCGCGGCCGCGAGAATGGGGAGCCTGGCCGGATGA
- a CDS encoding nucleotidyltransferase family protein, giving the protein MHAVILAGGKGVRLRPYTTALPKPLVPIGDQHAILEIVLRQLAAAGFTGCTIAIGHLGEIIRAYVGDGSQWGMAVDYATEESPLGTMGPLLTMRERLPESFLVMNGDILTDLDYADVLRQHRDSGAPLTIATYARKVHIDFGVLTTQAGRVVGFTEKPSMDYRVSMGVYGLSRKTLDGYTPGLPLGFDELVLDLLKTPNLPHAYDFDGYWLDIGRPDDYDRANAEFTTRKSLLLKGA; this is encoded by the coding sequence ATGCACGCAGTGATACTGGCGGGAGGCAAGGGCGTCCGGCTGCGGCCCTACACCACCGCGCTGCCCAAGCCGCTCGTGCCCATCGGCGACCAGCACGCCATCCTGGAGATCGTGCTGCGCCAACTCGCCGCGGCCGGCTTCACCGGCTGCACCATCGCCATCGGTCACCTGGGCGAGATCATCCGCGCCTACGTCGGTGACGGCTCCCAGTGGGGCATGGCCGTCGACTACGCCACCGAGGAGAGTCCCCTGGGCACCATGGGCCCGCTGCTCACCATGCGCGAGCGTCTGCCCGAGTCGTTCCTGGTGATGAACGGCGACATCCTCACCGACCTCGACTACGCCGACGTCCTCCGGCAGCACCGGGACTCGGGCGCACCGCTGACGATCGCCACGTACGCCCGCAAGGTACACATCGACTTCGGGGTCCTGACCACCCAGGCCGGCCGGGTCGTCGGGTTCACCGAGAAGCCGAGCATGGACTACCGCGTCTCCATGGGCGTGTACGGGCTGTCCCGGAAGACGCTCGACGGCTACACCCCCGGGCTGCCGCTCGGCTTCGACGAGCTGGTGCTGGATCTGCTCAAGACGCCGAACCTGCCGCACGCGTACGACTTCGACGGGTACTGGCTCGACATCGGCCGGCCCGACGACTACGACCGGGCCAACGCCGAGTTCACCACTCGCAAGTCGCTGTTGCTCAAGGGAGCCTGA
- a CDS encoding NAD-dependent epimerase/dehydratase family protein encodes MRILVLGFTGYLGRHVVERLRALPGTRVLGGGRSAGAEFGIDLATARPDTLAKALASAAPDAVINCAGATGGDAVTLAEVNSRGPAVLCAALREAAPSARLVHLGSAAEYGPGTRGIRVTESAATRPLTPYGATKLAGTITITTSGLDAVVLRVGNPVGPGAPLTGLPGRVAGLLLASGGDPDAVIRLGDLSAHRDFVDVRDVARAAVLAATAPAPLPRVLNIGSGSAVPVRDLVAALTHVAGFPGRVEEKGGGSARSAEVSWQCSDIGAAGDTLGWRPSYTLDASLAALWAAVREGPSPRLDGGRAP; translated from the coding sequence ATGCGCATTCTCGTCCTGGGCTTCACCGGCTATCTGGGCCGTCACGTCGTCGAGCGGCTGCGCGCCCTGCCGGGCACACGGGTGCTCGGCGGCGGCCGCTCGGCGGGCGCGGAGTTCGGCATCGACCTCGCCACCGCTCGCCCGGACACGCTGGCGAAGGCCCTGGCGTCGGCCGCGCCCGACGCCGTGATCAACTGCGCGGGCGCGACCGGCGGGGACGCCGTGACCCTCGCCGAAGTCAACTCCCGTGGCCCCGCCGTCCTGTGCGCGGCGCTGCGGGAGGCGGCGCCCTCCGCGCGCCTCGTCCATCTGGGCTCGGCCGCCGAGTACGGCCCCGGCACCCGAGGCATCAGGGTGACCGAGTCGGCGGCCACCCGTCCCCTTACCCCGTACGGCGCCACCAAGCTCGCCGGCACGATCACGATCACCACCTCCGGCCTCGACGCGGTGGTACTGCGGGTGGGCAACCCCGTGGGGCCCGGTGCCCCGCTCACCGGGCTGCCCGGCCGGGTCGCCGGACTGCTGCTCGCGTCAGGCGGTGACCCGGACGCGGTGATCCGGCTGGGTGACCTGTCGGCCCACCGCGACTTCGTGGACGTACGCGACGTGGCGCGGGCCGCGGTGCTCGCGGCGACGGCACCGGCGCCGCTGCCGCGCGTCCTCAACATCGGCAGCGGGAGCGCCGTGCCGGTGCGCGACCTGGTCGCGGCGCTGACACACGTCGCGGGATTCCCGGGGAGGGTGGAGGAGAAGGGCGGCGGATCCGCACGTTCGGCAGAGGTCTCCTGGCAGTGTTCCGACATCGGCGCCGCCGGTGACACCCTCGGCTGGCGGCCGTCGTACACCCTCGACGCCTCCCTGGCCGCGCTGTGGGCGGCGGTCAGGGAGGGGCCGTCGCCCCGGCTGGACGGGGGCCGCGCGCCGTGA
- a CDS encoding spherulation-specific family 4 protein produces MSLLIPLYVHPAEDPGAWHRLITAADRTYAVVLNPANGPGTSPDPAFAAAAGALRAAGARLLGYVDTNYGARTAAEVADDVVRHREWYAADGCFLDRVTSAPAELPLCKRLVQTVRRLGASPVVLNPGVHPAPGYARLADLVVTFEGHWSTYVSAFSRPAWTLRHPPERFCHLVYGVPEALVPLAVRTARERGAAVCGPVTGEIPNPWTRLTPALGETEQ; encoded by the coding sequence GTGAGCCTCCTGATCCCGCTGTACGTCCACCCGGCCGAGGACCCGGGCGCGTGGCACCGCCTGATCACGGCGGCCGACCGTACGTACGCCGTCGTGCTCAACCCGGCGAACGGACCGGGCACGAGCCCCGACCCGGCCTTCGCCGCGGCGGCCGGCGCGCTGCGGGCCGCGGGCGCCCGCCTGCTCGGTTACGTCGACACCAACTATGGCGCGCGTACGGCGGCCGAGGTCGCGGACGATGTCGTGCGGCACCGGGAGTGGTACGCGGCCGACGGCTGTTTCCTCGACCGGGTGACCTCCGCACCGGCCGAACTTCCCCTCTGCAAAAGGCTGGTGCAGACCGTACGGCGGCTCGGCGCCTCGCCGGTCGTGCTGAATCCGGGCGTCCATCCGGCGCCGGGATACGCCCGCCTCGCCGATCTGGTGGTCACCTTCGAAGGCCACTGGTCCACCTACGTGTCGGCGTTCAGCAGACCGGCATGGACCCTGCGGCACCCGCCGGAGCGGTTCTGCCACCTCGTCTATGGCGTGCCCGAGGCCCTCGTACCCCTCGCCGTGCGCACCGCACGCGAGCGCGGCGCGGCCGTGTGCGGACCGGTCACGGGCGAAATCCCCAACCCCTGGACGCGACTGACACCCGCCCTGGGCGAGACGGAGCAATGA
- a CDS encoding low affinity iron permease family protein, with protein sequence MTVPHPAERSRHGRGWFEKLAEAASNLTSSPVFYCFCLLLVFAFIVAHAVGLELTWQLLIGDIMTAVNLLLLALLKNSERRAEHAIQHKLDSIAAALLEQREGHSRQAHEELRKAIGIEDEF encoded by the coding sequence ATGACAGTGCCCCATCCGGCAGAACGGTCCCGCCACGGGCGGGGCTGGTTCGAAAAGCTGGCCGAGGCGGCCTCCAATCTCACCAGTTCTCCGGTCTTCTACTGTTTCTGTCTGCTCCTGGTGTTCGCGTTCATCGTGGCGCACGCAGTCGGTCTCGAGCTGACGTGGCAGCTGCTGATCGGGGACATCATGACCGCCGTCAACCTGCTGCTGCTGGCCCTGCTGAAGAACTCCGAGCGACGCGCCGAGCATGCCATCCAGCACAAACTCGACAGCATCGCCGCCGCGCTGCTCGAACAGCGCGAGGGCCACAGTCGCCAGGCGCACGAAGAGCTCCGTAAAGCGATCGGCATCGAGGACGAATTCTGA
- a CDS encoding DUF6328 family protein, which produces MSLIERRQRSSDEARTSQEGRASDSGTRADEGESEQERVNRRWQEILQETRVAQTGVQILFGFLLSVAFTPLFRELGTFDRGVYVAAVLLGAAATGALIAPVSIHRFLSGQRMKDELVAAAGRLMMGGIVLLALTIGCTVLLILHAVLPSSLAEILAGAVMLWFAFCWYLLPWILRSRADKG; this is translated from the coding sequence GTGAGTTTGATCGAGCGCAGACAGCGGTCGTCCGACGAGGCGCGCACTTCTCAGGAGGGGCGTGCGAGCGACTCCGGTACACGTGCGGACGAGGGCGAATCCGAGCAGGAGCGGGTCAACCGGCGGTGGCAGGAGATCCTTCAGGAAACCCGTGTCGCGCAGACCGGGGTGCAGATCCTGTTCGGCTTCCTGCTCAGTGTCGCCTTCACCCCGCTGTTCCGGGAGCTGGGAACGTTCGACCGGGGCGTCTATGTCGCGGCCGTCCTCCTCGGGGCCGCTGCGACCGGCGCGCTCATAGCGCCCGTGTCGATCCACCGTTTCCTCTCCGGCCAGCGGATGAAGGATGAACTCGTCGCGGCCGCCGGGCGCTTGATGATGGGCGGCATCGTACTGCTCGCGCTCACCATCGGATGCACCGTCCTGCTCATCCTGCACGCGGTCCTGCCCAGTTCACTCGCCGAGATCCTGGCCGGTGCCGTGATGCTGTGGTTCGCGTTCTGCTGGTATCTGCTGCCCTGGATACTGCGGTCGCGCGCCGACAAGGGGTAG
- a CDS encoding NAD(P)/FAD-dependent oxidoreductase — translation MTLSRRPAAARRGRDRRARMLPPRPGATRFNGARPPTTAVVGGGIAGLAAATALAERGVRVTLYERQPDLGGRLSGRPVGLRDGSTVTMSRGFHAFFRQYYNLRGLLRRTDPRLERLTALPDYPLRHSAGLHDSFRRVPRTPPWSALGFVALSPTFGLRDLIRMNPVAALPLLDVSVPDVYTRLDAVSAHDFLRSIRFPEAAHHLAFEVFSRSFFADPRELSAAEMALMFHIYFLGSSEGLLFDVPDEPFPTALWDPLAGYLLRHRVEVRTSTSVESVAPTRDGGFAVATPEETGRHDTVVLALDAGGLRSLAGRSPTLADAPWRERMARLRNAPPFLVSRLWLDRPVARDRPGFLGTSGYGTLDNVSVLERWEGEAARWSARTGGSVVELHAYALPEDAVREVEQKRMLEQLCRVYPETRAATVVDERHEWRADCPLFPVGGYHDRPTVRTPEPGLVVAGDLVRTGLPVALMERAATSGFLAANALLERWGVRGQTLWTVPDGGRSAVLRRVARWGSA, via the coding sequence ATGACCCTCTCCCGGCGGCCGGCCGCCGCACGTCGCGGCAGGGACCGGCGCGCCCGGATGCTGCCCCCTCGTCCCGGGGCGACGCGGTTCAACGGAGCACGACCCCCCACGACCGCCGTCGTGGGCGGCGGCATCGCCGGACTGGCGGCCGCGACCGCGTTGGCCGAACGGGGAGTACGCGTCACCCTCTACGAACGACAGCCGGACCTCGGCGGCCGCCTCTCCGGCCGGCCGGTCGGCCTTCGGGACGGCTCCACGGTGACGATGAGCCGCGGTTTCCATGCCTTCTTCCGCCAGTACTACAACCTGCGCGGGCTGCTGCGCCGGACCGATCCGCGGCTGGAGCGCCTGACGGCTCTGCCCGACTATCCGCTCCGGCACAGTGCCGGGCTGCACGACAGCTTCCGCCGGGTCCCGCGTACCCCGCCGTGGAGCGCGCTCGGATTCGTCGCGCTCAGCCCCACGTTCGGCCTTCGGGACCTGATCCGCATGAACCCGGTGGCGGCGCTGCCCCTGCTCGACGTCAGCGTCCCCGATGTGTACACGCGTCTGGACGCCGTCAGCGCCCACGACTTCCTGCGGTCGATCCGTTTCCCCGAGGCCGCGCACCATCTGGCGTTCGAGGTGTTCTCCCGCAGCTTCTTCGCGGACCCCAGGGAGCTGTCCGCGGCCGAGATGGCGCTGATGTTCCACATCTACTTCCTGGGTTCCTCCGAAGGACTGCTCTTCGACGTGCCGGACGAACCGTTCCCGACCGCCCTGTGGGACCCCCTCGCCGGCTATCTGCTGCGGCACCGCGTCGAGGTGCGCACCTCGACGTCGGTCGAGAGCGTCGCCCCCACGAGGGACGGCGGGTTCGCCGTCGCCACGCCGGAGGAGACGGGGCGTCATGACACGGTCGTGCTGGCCCTGGACGCGGGGGGCCTGCGGTCCCTGGCCGGCCGCTCCCCGACCCTGGCCGACGCCCCGTGGCGCGAGCGGATGGCGCGGCTGCGCAACGCTCCGCCGTTCCTGGTGTCGCGCCTGTGGCTCGACCGGCCCGTCGCCCGGGACCGGCCCGGTTTCCTGGGCACCAGCGGATACGGGACCCTGGACAACGTCAGTGTGCTGGAGCGCTGGGAGGGCGAGGCCGCCCGCTGGTCGGCTCGTACCGGCGGATCCGTGGTGGAGCTCCACGCGTACGCGCTGCCGGAGGACGCGGTCCGCGAGGTGGAGCAGAAGCGCATGCTCGAACAGCTGTGCCGGGTGTACCCGGAGACGCGGGCGGCGACGGTCGTCGACGAGCGGCACGAATGGCGGGCCGACTGCCCGCTGTTCCCCGTCGGCGGATACCACGACCGACCGACCGTACGCACCCCTGAACCGGGACTGGTGGTGGCCGGTGACCTGGTGCGCACCGGCCTGCCCGTAGCGCTGATGGAACGCGCCGCGACCAGCGGTTTCCTCGCCGCGAACGCCCTGTTGGAGCGTTGGGGCGTGCGCGGTCAGACGCTGTGGACGGTACCGGACGGAGGGCGTAGCGCTGTGCTGCGACGGGTGGCGCGGTGGGGGAGCGCATAG